TCTTTATTTTTCTGCTTAGATGGTTGGGTGAAAGGAGTGTCTTGAATCGAGTGGGGGAAACTGTTGGGTGCCCAGGAGGTTCTGAGTATCAAATCTTTGTTTGAATGGTCCTGCCTGCATCTACTACAAATCTTTCAATGGATGTTGCTGATATTCCATCGGAAAGGATGGCATCCATGCCTGAAATCCAGATAGAAGAAATGCTGGATAGTGTGGATGATAAGGCTGAAGGTGGCCCCCCGTTTGATGACCATCTGACGAATCTGAAAGCCCTGACAGAGAAATTGAGGCTGGAGACAAGAAGGCCTTCATATTTGGAGTGGAAAGCTCAGCTGGAAGGACTGGCCTGGAAGACCCACCCCAAACCTCACGAGGAGGACAGGGGCAGGCAAGAGAAGAAACCAACGGaggaaaatatttctttgaaGGATGTGCAGGTTCATATCAATGGAAGCTCTTCCAGACAGCCAATTTTGTTTGTCCCAGAGAAAGTGTGTGGCTTTGGAAACATCGATGAAGCATTAAATTGGCTCCGGAAAGAGCTGGTAAGTAATttcctattgttttctttttttaattctttatcAGCAGAACCTCTAGGCACATTTTAGGATTACTGCTGAAAAGACAAAATTGAGATTCCTGGCAaccatgaatttttttaaaaaaacattttttccccatttttctctAGTTCTGCTTCTTTTTCCAGTTCCTTCCCCAAAATCGCAAAGGCAGCTTGCTATATGTTTTTATAAGGTTTTTGTGAGATTAATAGATCCTGACTTCAACAATACATTCAGAAGGAGTGTCATAATTGCCAGGCAGACATGGCAATATTAATGTAGCTGCCCTGCAGACCTGATCGACTTTCAGACAGTTTGAACAAGGGATATATTTTAGTGGACCAATGTGGCTTACGTGTGTTATAGATCTTGGTATTCACGTTACAAAAAGCAAGAGTAGGATACACGCATGCATCTATCTTGCTTCAATTCTCTTtttaagaaatgagaaaatggggAAAGCTATTATTTGGGCTCATTTGAAACTGTCAAGGAGAAACTAATTTTGTTAAGGCATATTTCTTTTTGTCCCATTATCTAAGTATTACTTTTAatcactttaatttaatttaaaagccgcccaactccttgcggactctgggcagcgtacaacaagtaaaaacaatataaaaataatttaaaaaccctaagtTAAAAGCATTCATTACTTCTAGGCCAGAGTTAGATGGTATTGCTCAATGGTTGCAGGCCTGCCGGCTGAGCCAGGTTttcatggctttctggaaggtcaGCAGGGTGTGGgaggtatgaatctctgggggtagctggttccaaagagttggcaccaccacagagaaggccctcccatgggGTCCCGTCAGTTGGCATTGTTTcgccgacaggacccagagaatgcAAACCCTGTGGGCTGGGATTCATGAGggagaagacagtcctgtaagtaGTCTGGTCAAATTTGGTAAGCAATATATCAGCACGGTAAGGCATGTGATGCTTCAAACTGATGAATATATAGATTGCATCCCACCATGAACTTTTGTACCCTACatgggaaggaaaaaaactgttcataTAACTTAAATAAAACCACCCAATTCCAAGGGTAAGGCCATTTCATCATCAGATTGGAAATAGAGGCTATGATTAAAATGCCACCTTCTctagttttgatggaaatgtttgTAGGGCCATGAGATGAACAGAGGAAAAAGAGTTAGCAAAATACTTTTGAATTTCTACATACATCCCTCAGCTTACGACTGCGATCAAGATAAGAGCAGgaaggcacagtggttagagtgcagcactgcaggctacttcagctaaccgctagctgtagttcagcagttaaaTCTCagcattggctcaaggttgacccagccttccatcctccgaggtgggtaaaaggaggacccagattgttggggacaatatgctgattctgtaaaccagtgtttcccaaccttggcaacttgaagatatctggacttcaactcccagaattccccagccagcaattctgggagttgaagtccaaatatcttcaagttgccaaggttgagaaacactgctgtaaaccacttagagagggctgtaaaagcaccttgaagcagtatataagactaaatgttattgctataaaatctgtaatcctGAAATCACATAGTTTcaaatgcctttttttttaaaaaaagtaatgatTTCAATAAatgggaatatttgtagctcagggtggaAATtaggggttcttggtgctctctgaggttgattgttttcttccagatgtttcattacccaaactatgaTGATGTTGCAGAGTTTAGGTAATGAAATGGctacaagaaagcaagcaagttttgagagcaccaaggacccctcaaaaTAGTGATTACTACCTAGATGGAGTGAGATGTTATAATAGAGCCCTGTGAAATTATATAGACCTCagtgaaatgagagagagaggaaaaaagaaagaaagaaatgaaagaggtATGTTTActactttttttcccttcaggCTTGGAGCCACTCATCAAAATGAATGCAATTCTAACTACAGAAATGAATTCTTGCAGTATATAAAGTGCCATGCAATCCTGCAGGCTTCCAGGAGGCGCCTGGTGAGCAGGGACTTATTCCTTACCAAGAGTACTTAACATTACACTGTTGTCTCAAAATGGGGATATGGTCATCAGATGCAGCTTTAAAAGCTGGCTAGGGAAGAATTAATGGAAGGAAGTTAATTCCTTTAAgtctagtgatgggctcctacgagtatggtcaggtatacagaactggtagaaaaaaaatgaattttttttctttttttttccttctggggtctgggtattttttttctatcacagtaaatgaggttgaatgtgtataattttagaagagctgtgtgtgcatgtatgtatgtgtacatacacatacagtttatatagtagataatgtatatttttgtgtgcctgtgtataatatgtatggacacatatggtatatatgcatagaattaaatagtatattgtggatgttcagtaatagtaaatagatagggaaattgcatctctttgaggcaaggagaggccaggcaccctaaacttaaaccaaacccttgatgtgaatgacatcaagttgacatctttaagccagtcacatgacctttaagccacaccccaatcacatgatcatcaagccactcccacctagtcacatggccggcaaaccacagccacaaaataaaccatgggcacagtgtggtagtaaaatttttttgcagcccttcactgtttaagTCATTGGAGTGAAATAGAATTTAGAATTCAAAAGAAGTGCATTTTTGAATACCAGATGCTGCAGGGAAAACCTAGGAAAAGGATTAATGTTGTGCAGCTGAATTGGAACTGGAGATACCGAAGTTCAGATTTATTCTCAATTATGAAAGTTTGCTGGGTTCATTGGATGACTTAAGATCGGGCACTCTCAGTATATAATTGCCCCAATGAGTTGTGTCGAAAAATATTGGAGGAACATTATATGCCATGTGTCTTGGATGACAGACAAGCAAGCAATCTAgcaaattaatgaataaaattaacTATACTGGCCAATCATTGTTTCAGTTGAGCAATAAATTATTCTTATCTAAAAGTGTTACAGTAACTGAGTGTTAAagataaaggaaaaaaaacacgatAAGGAAAAACAACACATAAATTCATTGATGCTCATTCTTTTATTTTCATGCAGTTTGATTGGATAGTGTTTTGCATATGTTGTTTCTGTGAGGAGGAAAGCTTCTTCCATTCAAAAGAATTTGTATTTGGGGGTGTTCGGACAACATAATTTTCAGCATGAAATATTCCCATGCTTTTTCATCATTGCTTCTATGCTTTTCTTActaaagaaagatggaataactTATACAATGGTTTTTTGATTGAATGAATGCCAGGAACTGTCTGTCAGAAGCACTCCAGGTCATGCAAACAGAGGATAAGTTGACCTGGGGGAAAAGTTAGcaaggaaaaaagaacaaaaagaaaactcgggaatgcattcattcattcttcttcttcttacatCTGTTCGTTTAaggaatatttctttaaaaacccaGAAAGAGATCAGAAAAGATTTTATGCTTTAGCAGACTTCAGAGATCAACAATGTATCCCTGTGGAATTGGAGCTATTGTTTTCCTATCCTTTTTATATTTCCAAAGAATATTTTACTATGCAAGAAGCTTGCTAGTTATCCAAGCTACCAGAAAATAAGCACAAGTACTGAGCATGGGATGGGATCCAGCAATGCCATCTTTCTCCCCATTGTCCATGTAATTCTTTTGTCATCCATCCCAAGCTTTCTCTTGTGTCCTTTATCAGCAAAATACCAGCCTCTTCCCTCCCACTTTCAACCTCTCTGTTTTTATTTTGCTAGAGTACAAAAATGTTTTCTCACCCGAAGGAAGAAAATTATTGACAGCAAGAAGCTTTATCTCCCTGGGAAAAGTTGAATGCTATTGGACTACAGCTTGGTGAAAAGCCGATCCTTATAAGAAAAGGGGGACAGGGAATCagtacagtaaaaaaaaacaacccaaaataAAAAACCATGTTGTAAAGCCACAAAGACACAGAAATGGCCTGACAATGTGGATTAACTTTAATCTAATCTGACATTCTGCTTTTACCAGCAACCTcttagaaagaaaacaagggtAGCTACGGAACTAAACATGTTTAGCATTTCATAAAAGACTGCCTTTGAAATGTGATCCTATGTAATCAAATTTAGTGTTTGTTCAATCTCCAACCCAGTCATCAGACTCTTTAGTAGCCATCTAAAAATAaaggggttctttttaaaaaaaggttttcacAATGTTCTCCTCAGTGAGGTTTATTAAGATAAATATCTTGGGGTTAAATATTCCAGCAATTGGAATATTTTCAGTTTAGAATTTATATCCATGTATgttaatatgtgttgtggttagctctggcccagctcctgccccaaggaatgtgcaggtggatgtgggggagacatccacatgccgcaggcatgtttttctcccgatggaatctgccgatgaagcctactctgaccaaggcagcataagtgacagggaagaggggagcccaggaggagatcaatcatctgtatcatctttggattctgaacaagaattaatgacacatccagtgatgcataggagacaactgaaggattgttacaagagaaaatgaggccacctgtggttgggtggggctccagtaattagagctgctgctataaatagcagcgtgtgggtttggccgttgtgaaagagtatctgatcgcagttcgtcaggaatcctgggttgcttgttgatttttcacgcctttgaaaacaaagcagagcaacgtgtgtgtgtgtgtgtgtgtgtgtgtgtgtctcactttgttggaagaagaaggggtgtgaagtttcttcacagctgctagctaagtacttaatgactgcctaaggttaattgtacaaattacctggttgttttgggacgagtgctccttgcaatacaaaaagagtgcttagtttattttgaattttgggataaagaacattgttttgaattttcaaacgtgtgtgtgtgtctgaaatttgtacccttgaattttcaggaggttcCTACCAGAGAGCTGGGCAGAACAATATGGAGAGTTTTTAACTCCCTTTGCCCCATAGCTTTATTCTAATCTGCTCGGTAATCAAATCCCTTCATTGACAATGGGGAAGAGTGCAACTGGCTATTTACAAAACAGCCCCCCTTTATCAATCTGGCAATCAATGCTCGTATTGGTTTTACAACAAATGATGCTCAGGGAAAGTACTAAAGTGAATAAAAGACGTTTTTCAAAAGTAAGGCTGGCAGATAACATCAACAAAGCCAATAAACTTGAAATGAAGGTGGcatagaggtggagctcttgcctcacaatcaggaggttctgagtttgatcctaggtagaggcagatgtagagtCTCCTATTTGGgcaggtgttggactagatgaccttcaaggtcccttccaaggctGTTAATCCTGTTAATCAACTTCCATATTTTGTTcctagtctggccctctggtgccctggaaaatagtgtgaccccctcctctctgtgacagccccttaaGTAtctgaaaactgctatcatgtcccccctggacttcctcttcgctagactatccatgcccagttcctgcaacctttcatcatatgtcttggtttccagtcattgtttttgctctcttctgcactttttctagagtttcaatgtcctttttatagtgtggtgaccaaaattgtatGCGGTActgtaggtgtggtctaactagggcattGTAGAGTGGTATGAGTatctccctagtcttggagtgtatccatATTTAGAAAGACGATACAGATATTAAAATAATACTTATGGCAAAGCAATCAATGTCTCCTCCCTCTGTACGAGCATTTAACATAATACAAATAGGTAGTCCTGAACTTAAACTATTTGTTTAATCACCATTCAAacttacagcagcactgaaaaaaggggatTTAttaccagttttcacacttaagacaTTAGTTATGTGATAAAAATTCAGGCGCTTGTTACATATTTATGGCAGTTGCACTGTCTCAGGGTCATGCCTGTAACTTTCCCAACCAGCTTCCaagaaacaaagtcaatgggggaagctatATTCACTaaatgactgcagtgattcatttaatcaCTGTGGCCAAAAAGGAGAACAACTCAACTAACAAGTGCCTTACTCAGCCACAAAATTTGAGGCTTAACTGTgatcataggttgaggactaccacTACACTAAACAatgcaatttttttatttatttatttatttatttatttatttatttatttatttatttattcatttgtccaacacacaaatacataggaagaaaataaacatgaagtaatatatataaggataaaagtgaaaatagaagagaagatatatgaaaggaagaaaatatatataatacagtgataccttgtcttacaaacttaattggttccgggaggaagttcttaaggtgaaaagtttgtaagatgaaacaatgttttccataggaatcaatggaaaagcgattaatgtgtgcaagcccaaaattcaccccttttgccagccgaagcgcccgtttttgcactgctgggattcccctgaggctcccctccatgggaaaccccacctctggacttccattgccagcgaagcgcctgtttttgcgctgctgggattcccctgctgggattccgctgctgggattcccctgctgggattcccctgcagcatcacaagaatacggaagtccagaggtggggtttcccatagaggggagcctcaggggattcccagcagcacaaaaaacggGCActtagctggcaatggaagtccggaggtggggcatcccagtggcggcgatgggtttgtaaggtgaaaatagtttgtaagaagaggcaaaaaaatcttaaacactgggtttgtatctcaaaaagtttgtatgacgaggtgtttgtaagatgaggtatcactgtatatgagataaaggaaggacaattggacaggggacgaaaggcacactagtgcacttatgtacgctccttcctggcctcttaggaacctggagaggtctatcatggatagtctaagggagaaatgttgggggttaggggttaacaCTATTTTGGACATATTGCTACAATTGTCatcttagttttttaaaaaatcccgacTTCCCCTCCTGCCTCCCATAGAAACTGAtatataggcaggggtgggctactgcccggatggggggaacacagtgaagtagagaaaatggagcttcaccccagagcatccaatttgcattgaaagatgttgaaagaaaatagagggcgtcctgcataagccacgcccacagtgtggtagtaaaaattttggtagtctttCACTGTATATTGGTAATCCTCAATGTACAACCCAAATGGAGCCTTCCCATTTTGATTGTAAGTTGTGGCGTGTAGGTCTTAAAAAAGAACTTGTTATGGGACAAAGTCTTTCCTTGATCCCATTCATCAGGAATTTTAACTATGGTAGCAGTGAGCTGAATAAGCcatcatattttttagtcaaaaAGAGGTAGAAGTTGCAATCCCAAACCTTTTCATCTCCTCTGTCATCCTGTCACACCCTTCCTGCTTCTGTGTTCCAGATGGAAATGCGTCTCCAGGACCAGCAGCTGGCTCGGCAGCTCATGCGCCTGCGCAGTGACATCAACAAACTCAAGATCGAGCAGACCTGCCACCTCCACCGACGGATGCTGAACGATGCCACCTATGAGCTGGAAGAGAGGGACGAGCTCTCTGACCTCCTCTGCGATTGCCCCCTCACATCCTCCTTCAGCCTCTCCACCCCACTCAAGCTCATTGGCGTGACAAAAATGAACATCAATTCCCGTCGCTTCTCACTTTGTTAAAGTGGGAGGAATGGGCACAGGGATGGGAGATATCTTCAAGACCTAGGAGAGGAAGCCCCTGTTATCTGGTTGGGAGATAGGCACAAGAGAGAAGAGAGTGTAAAGGGGCTCCTCCACTGATCTAATAGGAGTGAACTGTGGTGCCATTCAAGATAGTGTCCAGGAGGATTTGCAGATAGGTGGAGAGTAAGGACAATGAGGCTCCCAAAGGACCACATCAAAATTTAACTCATGCAGGCAGAAGCACCCCCTCTTTTCAGTGATTAAAACAAACTTATCCTAAAGCATGTGATGACATGGAGGTTCCCTAACTGAGAACAACAGGAGGAGAAATATAGCTGAAAACCATTACTGAAATCTTTTTGCCCCATTCAAATGAGAGAGATGAAGAATTCATGTTGctgcaagaaagaaagaccatAATGGAggggagaaaatattatataaCATCTATAAAAGCATTTCAGTTTAGTTTTTGTCAGTGGGATGCAGGTAATGTGTTGATGCGGTCATTTATAGAGATTCTCCAGAGTCATCCATGTCAtcattgtcccaaagatgctgttcaaaaggcaactagactttcttggggttttttccccccttgaaaacattttgcttctcatccaagaagcttcttcagaactgaagaggCTTCTAAGATGAGAAGCaatacattttcaaggaaaaagaaaacaagaaagtccagttgccatttgTAAATACAGCTGTTGGTTTGCTTCTATGACCAACTAAGGTCTTCTTGTTGTGAGATGTGTCTTctagatcaggagtctccaaccttggcaactttatgatttgtggacttccactcccagaattcctaagccagcatgtgctggctgaggaattctgggagttgaagtcaagtcgtaaatttgccaaggttggagagcttTGTTCTAGATTGTGCTAACTTGGGACAATTCTGTATTACAGTTTAGGTGGCTGGTGTCCCATGATGCTGTTTCTCAGACCTTCAGATTTCAGGAAGTTAGTAACGATATTTTGCTGGTGCTCAATCCAGACCGGCCATGAAAGATCTGACCAACTGTTCCTCTGAGGTTTTTTGCTCTTTTCAAATCTTATAGGTGAAAATTAGGCCTTAGTAGATATCACCCTCCTAGAATTTGTTGAAGCCAAGCTGCTGAGTTTCAAGTATGTCAGTTAAAGCTAGCTATTAATAAGTGCATAATCAGGATGTTCCAGAAAAAGTGGGATCAGAGTaagcaaaccaaaaaaaaaaaaaaggaattatattTTCACACAGTTTATTTCCATGACTTAGTACTGTTCATTACCACAGGATATGAAATGAAAAACAGTAGCTCTCTGACCTTGAGAAATGGAACCATCTTTTCCAGGATTCAAACACAAATGTGTAGGTACCGGGACAAATGGAAGGAATCACATCTGAGCCTTCTTTGTGAACTTCTGAGAAGCAGGTGATGGACATTGGTAGGAagccaaaagtagcattttgatcTGATGCAGCAGTTTAGTTATTTTATCTTGTAAATGTTTATTCTGCTCTTCTCCGCTAGTTATACCAAACAGGCTATATTGCTTCAGTTTTTCAGTCATTTCTGATCTTTTGTGATCTGAAGGACATAATACTGCCAGGACTAATGGAAATGATACAAATGAAAGGACATTTATTCATAGATCAACAGCAATAAGATTACTACAGAATAAAATGTCAGTTAaagcaacagaaaaaaaaaacaaaaatcaagaGGATTTTGGAAGAGGATTTTCAAAGCCAGAAGGAATGCAGAAGTTCTTCAGCTATCACCAAAAATATATAAGATAATAATTTATACAAGATGGTTGTGCATTGCTCTCCAGACTGGTGCTCTTTATATGTGTTGAATGTATCTCCCGTTATTACAGCCAACATTGCCAAATTAGAGGGTCTCAAGACTGATTTTCTTTATCATATGTAAAGAAAAaccatgatggcacagtggtcagaatgcagtactgcaggttaattTTGCTGACTGCCATCAGTTTGATTATTAccaattcaaggttgactcagccttccatccttccaaggtcagtaaaacaaGGGCCCAGATTATTGAGGGCAATACGCTGAGTCTGTTAACtgtttagagggggctgtaaagcactgtgaagtggtatataagtttaagttgtATTGCTATTAATATAAACTAGCAATCTCCCACTTTCCAAAAAGTCATACAAAAGTCTTATGCCAGAGAATTGATTTGTTCCCACTCTACTCCTCATGAAATTATGACAAAGCTTGATACAAAAGTACAAAGAGAGGCATTTAAGCTACTTTTCCAGGTAGAAAATGTCAGAATCATGGGATGCTACAAAAAAGATCCCAGGTTTTCAGACTTATAACCTGATGACAGCTGGACTAAGGACAGCTGTCATCTTATTAAGGTTGTAGAACATAATTGAACCTCAACTAGGTTCAGATACATTCTGGCTCTTGTCCTATCATATTTAGAAAGCTATACCTCAAAATCTTATGTAAGcagtcagtttttttaaaaaatcaaagactTCATACATGACTTTGCAAGTCATTTTCTGAATAGTTGCCTGCAGGCACTTCCTCACTGTGAGTCCACGTTTGAAGTAGGAAAACAACATCTGTTTATCAAAAAGTAAGAAGGGTAATCCTTTTGGAGCTGGACTAAAAAAGAAAGTTCATTCATTTGGCTTAAGCAGAAAATGTGCAGGAATGGGAAACTTGGATATTTTCATTCCTTCTTGAAGAAGACAGCTATCCAGATGTGCACATTTAATATTATGCATACTACTATTCAGATGTGCTGCCTCAAATAGCCGATAATCATTTCCTCTTGAAACCGTTGGAGGTTGTTCTACCTCTGAGATATAAGGATAATATTCTGTTCATTGGCTTATTGATGGGATTCATTTTGTTTTAATGATACTATCCTTTTCTATTCAAATAAATGATTTGATTCTTTTGCTATTGATTGGAGGtgtttattttctgtttcttttgggGGAGGATTGGAAGAAAGGGGAAAACCTGAAGTAGAACACTCAATAAAGAGCTTAAACATATTTAat
This genomic window from Erythrolamprus reginae isolate rEryReg1 chromosome 1, rEryReg1.hap1, whole genome shotgun sequence contains:
- the FAM167A gene encoding protein FAM167A codes for the protein MVLPASTTNLSMDVADIPSERMASMPEIQIEEMLDSVDDKAEGGPPFDDHLTNLKALTEKLRLETRRPSYLEWKAQLEGLAWKTHPKPHEEDRGRQEKKPTEENISLKDVQVHINGSSSRQPILFVPEKVCGFGNIDEALNWLRKELMEMRLQDQQLARQLMRLRSDINKLKIEQTCHLHRRMLNDATYELEERDELSDLLCDCPLTSSFSLSTPLKLIGVTKMNINSRRFSLC